In Brevibacillus brevis, a genomic segment contains:
- the def gene encoding peptide deformylase produces the protein MAERIIVRLGDPILRERSKPVPVVNANIEKILNDMAETIYADKGRAGLSAIQIGIAKQLIVMDCGDGLIELINPTMLEMSGEQEGPEACLSIPGVVGVVKRAEYVKVQTLNRAGETMTIEAEGFLARCIQHEMDHLQGILFIDYVEELYSAKTGKKLKPQDASPILMQQRRIFR, from the coding sequence ATGGCTGAACGGATCATCGTTCGGTTAGGCGACCCCATTTTGCGCGAGCGGTCCAAACCTGTGCCGGTCGTCAACGCGAACATCGAAAAAATCCTGAATGATATGGCGGAGACCATTTACGCCGACAAAGGACGCGCTGGCCTGTCCGCCATCCAGATCGGCATAGCCAAACAGCTTATCGTGATGGACTGCGGAGATGGCCTGATCGAGTTGATCAATCCGACCATGCTCGAAATGTCCGGGGAGCAAGAGGGGCCAGAGGCTTGCCTCTCCATCCCGGGAGTCGTCGGGGTCGTCAAGCGTGCAGAATACGTCAAGGTTCAGACCCTGAATCGCGCTGGCGAGACCATGACAATAGAAGCAGAAGGCTTTTTGGCCCGCTGCATCCAGCATGAGATGGACCACTTGCAAGGCATCCTGTTCATCGATTATGTAGAGGAGCTCTATTCCGCCAAAACGGGGAAAAAATTGAAGCCGCAAGACGCAAGCCCAATCCTGATGCAGCAGCGGAGGATTTTTCGTTGA
- a CDS encoding aminotransferase class I/II-fold pyridoxal phosphate-dependent enzyme has product MHAIAAQLNETIQRENPHVFDMLSNLAKLIYFPKEGILSQSAEAKAKAKKYNATIGIALENGQPMHLKVIQDHLSAFQPKDLYEYAPPAGKPELRAAWRKKMIEEQPGLANRSFSNPIVTNALTHGLSIVADLFADAGDSVIIPDKNWENYELTFSIRRGAEMVYYPLYNADMKFNAAGLRDAILAQKDKGKAIVVLNFPNNPTGYTPGPEEGKEIVAALQAGAEAGINVVAVTDDAYFGLFFEDSLQESLFASLCDLHPRILPVKVDGATKEEYVWGFRVGFITYASPSSDLLAAMEQKTLGIIRATLSSGAHPSQTFVLHALTSPEFHAQKQEKFEIMKGRANRVKQLLDSGKFDDAWDYYPFNSGYFMCLKLKTVDAETLRNHLLNQYGVGTIALGETDLRIAFSCIEENNIDELFEIIYSGVKDLEKALAQ; this is encoded by the coding sequence ATGCACGCAATTGCAGCACAGCTGAATGAAACCATTCAGCGGGAAAATCCACATGTTTTTGATATGTTGTCCAACCTGGCAAAGCTGATCTATTTTCCAAAAGAAGGGATTCTCAGTCAGTCCGCTGAAGCGAAAGCAAAAGCGAAAAAGTACAACGCTACCATCGGGATCGCGCTGGAAAACGGCCAGCCGATGCACCTCAAGGTGATTCAGGACCATCTTTCCGCCTTTCAGCCGAAGGACTTGTACGAATACGCTCCGCCAGCAGGCAAACCCGAGCTGCGTGCAGCTTGGCGCAAAAAAATGATCGAAGAACAGCCCGGTCTCGCAAACCGCTCTTTTAGCAACCCGATCGTGACCAACGCTCTCACACACGGGCTGAGTATCGTGGCCGATCTGTTCGCAGATGCCGGCGACAGCGTCATCATTCCCGATAAAAACTGGGAAAACTACGAATTGACTTTCTCCATTCGCCGCGGCGCGGAAATGGTTTACTATCCTTTGTACAATGCTGACATGAAATTCAACGCCGCCGGACTGCGCGACGCAATCCTGGCGCAAAAAGACAAGGGCAAAGCGATTGTCGTTCTGAATTTCCCCAACAATCCAACCGGTTATACACCGGGTCCGGAAGAGGGCAAAGAAATCGTAGCGGCCCTCCAGGCCGGCGCCGAAGCAGGCATCAACGTCGTTGCCGTCACGGATGACGCATACTTCGGACTCTTTTTCGAAGACTCCCTGCAAGAATCCTTGTTCGCGAGCCTGTGCGATCTTCACCCGCGCATTCTTCCAGTCAAAGTGGATGGAGCTACCAAGGAAGAGTACGTTTGGGGGTTCCGCGTCGGCTTCATCACGTACGCCTCGCCTTCCAGCGATCTGCTTGCAGCTATGGAGCAAAAGACGCTGGGAATTATCCGCGCCACTCTGTCCAGCGGCGCGCATCCATCCCAAACGTTTGTCTTGCATGCGCTGACTTCTCCTGAATTCCACGCCCAAAAACAGGAGAAATTCGAAATCATGAAAGGCCGTGCGAACCGTGTAAAACAGCTGTTGGACAGCGGCAAATTCGATGACGCGTGGGACTACTATCCGTTCAACTCCGGATACTTTATGTGCCTCAAGCTGAAGACCGTGGATGCCGAGACACTGCGCAATCATTTGCTCAACCAGTACGGCGTCGGGACAATCGCTCTCGGCGAGACGGACCTTCGCATCGCCTTCTCCTGCATCGAGGAGAACAATATCGACGAGCTGTTCGAGATCATCTACAGCGGAGTCAAAGACTTGGAAAAAGCTTTGGCCCAGTAA